The proteins below are encoded in one region of Pelagibacterium flavum:
- a CDS encoding ATP-dependent nuclease has translation MKVHAVSIKNFRGISSTKLVLPDHAVLIGDNNTGKSSVLEAIDLALGPDRLNRRPPVDEHDFYEGNYLAVAPAPADDGAAPAEPQPAPQITVEVTIIGLSEEQEARFGGNIEWLNVETGDFFTEANPAGVDAANIKAALRVTFVGAYDGEEDDFVGNTYYARSLTEEETPVPFSKKDKQHCGFLFLRSLRTGSRALSLEHGSLLDIILRLKEIRPQMWEGTIGTLAGFDVASDPAIGISGVLESIDKSLKKYVPREWGVKPHLKVSNLTREHLRKIVTAFIATGDGAHAAPFFRQGTGTINMLVLAMLSQIAEDKQNVIFAMEEVETAIPPYAQKRIVHELRKLAAQSIVTSHSPYVLEEFKLDETVILSRANDGILKQAQIALPDSVKHKRYRQEFRTRFCEGLLSRRVLIAEGATEASSFPVAARRLSELNPATYASLEALGICIIDAGTESQIADLGGLYKGLGKRTFALCDKQTDPAKAAIEAQVERLFMHEEKGIEDLILKNTTQAALERFSDALDWPPHLLQKFPDPKTNLIDALKEYFGWAKGNWGIADFLGQCSEPEVPSWIRDTCVTLKAICDPPPAPPHENGEDAAVEPIE, from the coding sequence TTGAAAGTTCACGCTGTATCGATCAAGAATTTCCGCGGCATAAGTTCAACCAAGCTCGTTCTGCCAGATCATGCCGTCCTCATCGGCGACAACAACACCGGCAAATCCTCTGTTCTCGAAGCCATAGATCTCGCTCTTGGGCCGGATCGACTGAACCGCCGACCTCCCGTCGACGAGCACGATTTCTATGAGGGCAATTATCTGGCTGTGGCTCCGGCTCCGGCCGATGACGGGGCAGCCCCAGCAGAGCCGCAACCCGCCCCGCAAATAACCGTAGAGGTCACGATCATCGGGCTGTCAGAGGAGCAGGAAGCCCGGTTTGGCGGCAACATCGAGTGGCTCAACGTCGAAACTGGAGACTTCTTCACGGAAGCAAATCCTGCGGGCGTGGATGCGGCGAACATTAAGGCGGCGCTGCGCGTCACGTTCGTCGGCGCATACGACGGCGAAGAGGACGATTTCGTTGGCAATACCTATTACGCGCGCAGCTTGACGGAAGAAGAGACTCCAGTACCCTTCTCTAAGAAGGACAAGCAGCACTGCGGCTTTCTCTTCCTGCGCTCACTGCGCACGGGCTCGCGTGCGCTCAGCTTGGAGCATGGCAGCCTGCTCGACATAATCTTGCGGCTGAAGGAAATCCGGCCGCAAATGTGGGAAGGCACGATCGGCACGCTCGCCGGATTCGATGTCGCGAGCGATCCCGCGATCGGCATTTCGGGCGTGCTCGAGAGTATCGACAAGTCGCTGAAGAAATATGTGCCACGAGAATGGGGCGTAAAGCCGCATCTCAAGGTATCAAACCTCACGCGCGAGCATCTGCGCAAGATCGTGACCGCCTTCATCGCCACCGGAGATGGCGCCCATGCCGCACCCTTCTTCCGGCAGGGCACCGGCACGATCAACATGCTGGTGCTGGCGATGCTGTCGCAGATCGCCGAGGATAAGCAGAACGTCATCTTCGCGATGGAGGAGGTCGAGACCGCGATTCCGCCATATGCCCAGAAGCGGATCGTTCACGAACTACGCAAGCTGGCGGCCCAATCGATCGTTACCTCGCACTCGCCCTATGTCCTTGAAGAGTTCAAGCTCGATGAGACGGTGATCCTGTCGCGGGCGAATGATGGCATCCTTAAGCAGGCGCAGATCGCGCTGCCCGACAGCGTGAAGCACAAGCGCTATCGCCAGGAGTTTCGGACACGGTTTTGCGAGGGCCTGCTGTCGCGTCGCGTCCTCATCGCCGAGGGCGCGACCGAGGCGAGTTCCTTTCCGGTCGCGGCCCGCCGGCTCTCTGAACTTAACCCCGCCACCTATGCCTCGCTCGAGGCTCTCGGCATCTGCATCATCGATGCGGGTACCGAGTCGCAGATCGCCGACCTCGGCGGGCTCTATAAGGGTCTCGGCAAGCGGACTTTCGCACTTTGCGACAAGCAGACCGACCCCGCGAAGGCCGCAATCGAAGCCCAGGTCGAACGCCTGTTCATGCACGAGGAAAAGGGCATCGAGGATCTAATCCTCAAGAACACGACCCAAGCCGCGCTTGAACGCTTTTCCGATGCGCTCGATTGGCCACCGCACCTGTTGCAGAAGTTCCCCGATCCGAAGACCAACCTGATCGACGCGCTGAAGGAGTATTTCGGCTGGGCGAAGGGAAATTGGGGGATCGCGGATTTCCTCGGCCAATGCTCCGAGCCCGAAGTTCCGTCGTGGATTCGCGACACCTGCGTGACGCTCAAGGCGATCTGCGATCCACCGCCCGCCCCGCCGCACGAGAATGGCGAGGATGCTGCCGTCGAGCCCATCGAATAG
- a CDS encoding GIY-YIG nuclease family protein encodes MKRSLQEKIDSGEIGDMSQLLAYVGEQGWSVVRNGVDYLGVENAEGKRFRVRFPFVNHTREARTKVSRELNEKRRDSLAGYWIYGLLAEHGEDRACYIGQAVDYVRRVKDHIRGREGRSSWDLARWAEARGVAVEFALLEFVPGQPRSHGPASAATVIEGLWLRRALAAGFQAPGMERWGGLPRPGAGVDLRWPEDEVAEARRPLALVIPDRLLPAQVAIRRARKRYATLEAMQPTSTDGT; translated from the coding sequence GTGAAGAGATCGCTGCAGGAAAAAATCGACTCCGGCGAGATTGGCGATATGTCGCAATTATTGGCCTATGTCGGCGAGCAAGGCTGGTCGGTGGTTCGCAATGGCGTGGACTATCTCGGCGTGGAAAACGCTGAAGGTAAACGCTTCCGTGTCCGTTTCCCTTTCGTCAATCATACGCGTGAAGCTCGCACAAAGGTCAGCCGCGAACTCAACGAAAAGCGGCGCGACAGTCTTGCCGGCTATTGGATCTACGGTCTGTTGGCCGAACATGGCGAAGATCGTGCCTGTTACATTGGTCAGGCAGTCGACTACGTGCGCAGGGTCAAGGATCACATCCGCGGCAGAGAAGGCCGATCGTCCTGGGACCTGGCACGCTGGGCTGAGGCCCGAGGCGTCGCGGTTGAGTTCGCTCTGCTCGAATTCGTTCCCGGTCAGCCCCGTAGCCATGGGCCTGCTTCAGCGGCCACGGTGATTGAGGGGCTCTGGCTACGACGTGCGCTAGCTGCAGGGTTTCAAGCTCCGGGAATGGAGCGATGGGGTGGTCTGCCTCGACCTGGTGCAGGGGTCGATCTGCGTTGGCCGGAAGATGAAGTGGCGGAAGCCCGACGTCCGCTTGCCTTGGTCATTCCTGATCGTCTCCTGCCGGCACAGGTGGCAATTCGTAGGGCTCGCAAGAGATACGCCACATTAGAGGCGATGCAGCCGACATCTACCGATGGCACATAG
- a CDS encoding helix-turn-helix transcriptional regulator, translated as MFGAEIRSRRKARRLTQKGLATIAGVSIPSVRHVENARGQLSSVSSIIAAVGLVWGWPDSVTHDRGRSLAALRLARGLSQRAMARRIGVTQPTIVALENRFTGTLPVLLAYLGAIGQKSALRDPRVQGRSIVPKPNPPEADIVMTTPSLARRVIAAFASEMDGLVLEPARGQGAFFDQLPKHLERDWCEISMGRDFFGYTRKVDWIITNPPYSDFREFLFHALDVADNIVFLCPINHFGTKRRLRQIGDEGFGFKRVILTPQPKDWTSAGFQIAATHLQRGWTGPCTTEALALSASNPLAARPKVEAKAA; from the coding sequence ATGTTCGGCGCAGAGATAAGGTCTCGGCGCAAGGCTAGGCGACTGACCCAGAAAGGACTGGCCACGATTGCCGGTGTGTCCATTCCATCGGTTCGCCACGTTGAAAATGCTCGGGGCCAGCTCAGTTCAGTTTCAAGCATCATTGCGGCAGTTGGGCTGGTTTGGGGATGGCCCGATAGCGTTACCCACGACCGGGGGCGATCCTTGGCAGCCTTGCGCTTGGCGCGCGGCTTATCTCAACGGGCCATGGCGCGTCGGATCGGCGTCACCCAACCAACAATCGTCGCACTCGAAAACCGCTTTACCGGCACACTTCCCGTCTTGCTCGCCTATCTCGGTGCCATCGGACAAAAATCTGCGCTACGCGATCCAAGGGTGCAAGGGCGCTCCATCGTGCCCAAACCCAATCCGCCCGAAGCCGACATTGTGATGACGACGCCGTCTTTGGCTCGGCGTGTCATCGCTGCATTCGCTTCTGAAATGGACGGGCTCGTGCTCGAACCGGCGCGCGGCCAAGGCGCCTTCTTTGACCAGCTTCCTAAGCACCTCGAGCGGGATTGGTGCGAGATTTCGATGGGCCGGGACTTTTTCGGCTATACGCGCAAAGTGGATTGGATAATCACCAACCCGCCCTATTCCGATTTCAGGGAATTTCTCTTCCATGCACTCGATGTCGCCGACAATATTGTCTTCTTGTGCCCCATCAACCATTTCGGCACCAAGCGCCGGTTGCGCCAAATCGGCGATGAAGGGTTCGGGTTCAAGCGGGTGATATTGACCCCTCAGCCAAAAGACTGGACCTCGGCAGGTTTCCAGATTGCCGCCACCCACCTCCAGCGCGGCTGGACCGGTCCATGCACGACCGAAGCTCTGGCTTTGTCAGCCAGCAACCCACTTGCTGCACGGCCAAAAGTGGAAGCTAAGGCCGCTTAG
- a CDS encoding DUF305 domain-containing protein — translation MKTFKTLGLAILLTSTTSIAMAQGMDHSNMDGMSMDGMSMDADANESSDLPEICLENAGHMAGMSMDMDMGAMMEGMSEGHQAMMADMGAMHNDMMAAMMAEDFDVAFICGMIPHHQGALAMANAALEYAEDEWVKEIAQEIVDAQEREIAEMLEWLETQ, via the coding sequence ATGAAGACGTTCAAAACCCTCGGCCTCGCCATCCTCTTGACCAGCACAACGTCAATTGCGATGGCGCAGGGCATGGATCATTCCAACATGGATGGCATGTCCATGGACGGAATGAGCATGGATGCCGATGCCAATGAAAGCTCGGATTTGCCCGAAATCTGTCTCGAGAACGCCGGCCACATGGCCGGCATGTCGATGGACATGGATATGGGTGCAATGATGGAGGGGATGAGCGAGGGCCACCAGGCCATGATGGCCGATATGGGTGCCATGCATAACGATATGATGGCGGCCATGATGGCCGAAGACTTCGATGTCGCCTTCATTTGCGGCATGATCCCACACCATCAGGGCGCTCTCGCGATGGCCAACGCGGCCCTCGAGTATGCCGAGGACGAATGGGTAAAGGAAATCGCCCAGGAAATCGTCGACGCCCAAGAACGTGAGATAGCCGAAATGCTTGAATGGCTTGAAACCCAGTAA
- a CDS encoding acyltransferase family protein, with translation MMLSTAFGNPDNSYNALRLIAALSVVLSHSLLLGLNSPSYDPLSWAAYDLGATAVNVFFVISGAMLTHSVLQRGLGQFVRNRFLRIYPALIVSAALISLIIGPFGTGARLWEYYSSPQTWLYPLNVAWNFEGAVLPSMFEHGRYPGDVNVPLWTIKYEILSYIVFGIAAALGLLRHPSIAFAAWAAFGFALLADVGVDPTGETPVESLFRFGFAFLTGAVARRFGEVIPLRFGWAMAALALAVAGTGTRFGEVTWIIGIGYAALYVGAKNWGRIAEFARRHDLSYGIYLMAWPIQQVLTREPIWFGPQVAVLFLLSSTISGSLAYLSWKFVEKPALRRKAPASEKEP, from the coding sequence ATGATGCTTTCGACCGCCTTCGGAAATCCCGACAACAGTTACAATGCCTTGCGCTTGATCGCTGCGTTGAGTGTGGTGCTCTCCCATTCGCTACTTCTGGGCTTGAACTCACCGAGTTACGATCCCTTGAGCTGGGCCGCTTACGATCTGGGGGCAACAGCAGTAAACGTGTTCTTTGTCATATCGGGCGCGATGCTCACCCACAGCGTGTTGCAGCGAGGACTCGGGCAGTTTGTCCGGAATCGATTCTTGCGGATCTACCCGGCGCTGATCGTCAGCGCAGCACTCATTTCCCTCATTATAGGTCCTTTCGGAACAGGTGCACGCCTTTGGGAGTATTATTCCAGCCCACAGACCTGGCTCTACCCTCTCAACGTCGCATGGAACTTCGAGGGGGCCGTCCTGCCGTCCATGTTCGAGCACGGCCGATATCCCGGCGATGTAAACGTACCGCTCTGGACCATAAAATACGAAATCCTGAGTTACATTGTCTTCGGGATTGCTGCGGCTTTGGGACTTCTGCGCCATCCATCCATTGCGTTTGCTGCGTGGGCGGCGTTCGGCTTTGCCCTTCTGGCCGACGTTGGCGTCGATCCCACCGGTGAAACGCCAGTCGAGAGCCTCTTCCGCTTTGGATTTGCCTTTCTCACCGGGGCGGTGGCGCGACGATTCGGCGAAGTAATTCCCCTGCGGTTTGGTTGGGCAATGGCGGCGCTTGCCTTGGCGGTGGCCGGCACGGGAACCCGGTTTGGGGAGGTGACCTGGATCATTGGGATAGGGTATGCAGCGCTCTACGTGGGCGCCAAGAACTGGGGTCGGATCGCCGAGTTCGCGCGGCGGCACGATCTTTCCTACGGCATCTACCTCATGGCATGGCCAATCCAACAGGTCCTGACGCGGGAGCCCATCTGGTTTGGGCCGCAGGTTGCTGTGCTTTTCTTGCTGTCCAGCACCATTTCCGGAAGCCTGGCGTATCTCTCTTGGAAATTCGTTGAGAAGCCAGCCCTTCGCCGCAAAGCGCCAGCCTCGGAGAAGGAACCGTGA
- a CDS encoding FixH family protein, which translates to MKAKGKSRRRKASGISLVMIWTVGTLFFGLVLILASIPLVSNPAQRATGEDTVDTSGITVNVSASLADDRTLTVFIRSPVDRADIIDPRVKIEMPGHQMTVDADVLSAGPGAFQASVMLPMAGQWEVQVSIGEDVIRLPVDANPAGP; encoded by the coding sequence GTGAAAGCGAAAGGAAAGAGCCGACGCCGGAAAGCGAGCGGAATCTCGTTGGTGATGATCTGGACAGTCGGGACCTTGTTTTTTGGCCTTGTCCTGATCCTTGCGAGCATTCCACTCGTTTCCAATCCCGCTCAGCGTGCGACCGGTGAGGACACCGTCGATACGTCGGGCATCACGGTCAATGTCAGTGCCAGCTTGGCGGACGATAGAACCCTCACCGTATTCATCAGGTCGCCCGTGGATCGAGCCGATATCATCGATCCACGGGTAAAAATTGAGATGCCTGGACATCAGATGACTGTAGATGCCGACGTCTTGTCAGCAGGTCCCGGAGCCTTTCAAGCCAGTGTGATGCTACCGATGGCCGGGCAGTGGGAGGTGCAGGTCAGTATCGGCGAGGACGTCATAAGATTGCCGGTAGATGCGAACCCGGCTGGGCCGTAG
- a CDS encoding c-type cytochrome translates to MASDFGTFVSPNITPDPEFGIGDWSFQDFVRAVRHGVAPDGSPYYPAFPFEFYATLTDRDMADMWAAVQEVPPSNFVPEENEVPLPFSIRQGVKLWRNFFYEPVDYVVDETKSTSWNRGRFMVEGPAHCAACHTPRNFAGGLDTDAQFAGASGGTAGWTAPPITTEALAEGGWTEESLIAALRTGLTPTGDAFGGAMAEVVHLSTSYLLDQHIEDMAEFLMDQ, encoded by the coding sequence TTGGCCTCTGATTTCGGCACCTTCGTATCCCCAAACATTACCCCTGATCCAGAATTTGGCATCGGCGACTGGAGCTTCCAAGACTTCGTTCGGGCCGTAAGGCACGGGGTTGCGCCCGATGGATCTCCATATTACCCGGCATTCCCGTTCGAATTTTATGCCACTCTTACCGATCGCGATATGGCCGACATGTGGGCCGCTGTCCAAGAGGTTCCTCCATCCAACTTCGTGCCTGAAGAGAACGAGGTCCCACTGCCATTCAGCATTCGCCAGGGCGTGAAGCTCTGGCGCAACTTTTTCTACGAGCCTGTGGACTATGTCGTCGACGAGACCAAATCGACATCGTGGAACCGTGGACGGTTTATGGTGGAGGGACCGGCCCATTGCGCTGCCTGTCACACACCGAGAAACTTTGCTGGCGGCTTGGATACTGACGCTCAGTTCGCTGGTGCTTCAGGCGGCACTGCGGGTTGGACCGCACCCCCGATCACCACCGAGGCGCTTGCCGAGGGGGGCTGGACCGAGGAAAGCCTGATTGCGGCGCTGCGCACCGGGCTCACCCCGACTGGCGATGCTTTTGGAGGTGCGATGGCTGAAGTCGTTCACCTCTCCACCAGCTATTTGTTGGATCAGCATATTGAGGACATGGCTGAATTTTTGATGGATCAGTGA
- a CDS encoding c-type cytochrome gives MKRTCFYALAFAGAATGCASAFAHNGATGIVADRMMGMMMLGEQMQVLTPIINGSSDPGPAVIEEAAAMIAAHSGNAMTELFPQGTTEFPSEARPEIWEDWALFAQYAQQLESLAQELERTTDQPTLETARVARNDWTSMDTSVLLGLAPKSDPENSSSDPETQSIRSAAAVATDIAGTCSACHTVFRK, from the coding sequence ATGAAACGAACATGTTTTTATGCGCTGGCTTTTGCCGGCGCAGCAACAGGCTGTGCGTCCGCATTTGCGCATAACGGCGCCACCGGCATAGTCGCCGACAGGATGATGGGCATGATGATGTTGGGCGAGCAGATGCAGGTCCTGACGCCAATCATCAACGGCTCTTCCGATCCAGGCCCTGCGGTGATTGAGGAGGCCGCAGCGATGATTGCGGCTCACTCCGGCAACGCAATGACCGAGTTGTTCCCCCAAGGCACTACGGAATTCCCTTCGGAAGCACGTCCGGAAATATGGGAGGACTGGGCTCTCTTTGCTCAGTATGCCCAGCAACTGGAGAGCCTGGCCCAAGAGTTAGAAAGGACCACTGACCAACCGACGCTGGAGACCGCTCGGGTGGCGCGAAATGACTGGACAAGCATGGATACCTCGGTGCTGCTCGGACTGGCGCCGAAATCTGACCCCGAAAATTCAAGCTCTGACCCGGAAACACAATCGATCAGAAGCGCTGCCGCGGTTGCAACCGATATCGCCGGCACCTGCTCGGCCTGCCACACGGTGTTTCGCAAGTGA